The proteins below come from a single Cannabis sativa cultivar Pink pepper isolate KNU-18-1 chromosome 3, ASM2916894v1, whole genome shotgun sequence genomic window:
- the LOC133036114 gene encoding uncharacterized protein LOC133036114, producing MNYSNTRRHANACVLDFPVGDKVFLRVSSMKRVMRFGKQGKKSPRFIGPSEILDRVGQVAYRLALQLVLTETHNVFHVSMLRKDVSDPSHILNYERMELKQDLSYEVRPVHIIKRGTKELRSKSTPLVKVLWSNCSEREAT from the exons ATGAACTATTCAAATACTAGAAGACATGCTAATGCTTGTGTGTTAGATTTCCCAG TGGGTGATAAAGTATTCCTTCGAGTGTCATCTATGAAACGGGTTATGCGTTTTGGAAAGCAGGGAAAGAAAAGTCCAAGATTTATAGGTCCTTCTGAGATATTAGACAGAGTGGGACAGGTAGCTTATCGACTGGCATTACAACTAGTATTAACTGAGACACATAATGTGTTTCACGTTTCTATGCTACGGAAAGACGTGTCAGATCCATCACACATTCTGAATTATGAAAGAATGGAGCTAAAGCAGGACTTAAGTTATGAAGTGCGACCAGTTCACATTATAAAGAGAGGAACGAAGGAGTTAAGATCCAAAAGTACTCCTCTAGTAAAAGTTCTGTGGAGCAACTGTTCGGAAAGGGAGGCGACGTGA